A single genomic interval of Pseudomonas sp. FeN3W harbors:
- the folD gene encoding bifunctional methylenetetrahydrofolate dehydrogenase/methenyltetrahydrofolate cyclohydrolase FolD, whose product MNTQQSDKLIDGKAAAAQVIEEVAAEVATLKAEGLEPALAVVLIGDDPASHVYVRNKVLRAEQAGIRSLEFRMQADSSAEAVLEMIAGLNADPRVHGILVQLPLPAHIDERLVLQAIDPAKDVDGFHSDNVGGLSQGRPVLTPCTPAGCMRLLRDRLGDLAGKHAVVVGRSNIVGKPMAALLLAADCSVTVLHSRSREPQALSRQADILIAAVGRPRMIDAAWIKPGAVVIDVGINRIEEDGRTRLVGDVDFDSVLPLVSAITPVPGGVGPMTIALLMQNTVTAARQQRKQAAARSAEESTCLSTC is encoded by the coding sequence GTGAACACTCAGCAAAGCGACAAACTCATCGATGGCAAGGCCGCCGCCGCGCAGGTGATCGAGGAAGTGGCCGCCGAGGTCGCGACGCTCAAGGCCGAAGGCCTGGAGCCTGCCCTGGCGGTGGTGCTGATCGGCGACGACCCGGCCAGCCACGTCTATGTGCGCAACAAGGTGCTGCGCGCCGAGCAGGCCGGTATTCGCTCGCTGGAGTTCCGCATGCAGGCCGACAGCTCCGCCGAGGCCGTGCTGGAGATGATCGCCGGACTGAACGCCGACCCCAGGGTGCACGGCATCCTGGTGCAGCTGCCGCTGCCGGCGCACATCGACGAACGCCTGGTGCTGCAGGCAATCGACCCGGCCAAGGACGTCGACGGCTTCCACAGCGACAACGTCGGCGGACTCAGCCAGGGCCGTCCGGTGCTGACGCCCTGCACACCAGCCGGCTGCATGCGTCTGCTGCGCGATCGACTCGGTGACCTGGCGGGCAAGCACGCGGTGGTGGTCGGCCGCTCCAACATCGTCGGCAAGCCGATGGCCGCACTGCTGCTGGCGGCCGACTGCTCGGTGACCGTCCTGCATTCGCGCAGCCGCGAGCCACAGGCGCTGAGCCGGCAGGCAGACATCCTGATCGCCGCGGTCGGTCGGCCACGGATGATCGACGCCGCCTGGATCAAGCCCGGCGCCGTGGTGATCGATGTCGGCATCAACCGCATCGAGGAAGACGGCCGAACCCGGCTGGTCGGCGACGTCGATTTCGACAGCGTGCTGCCGCTGGTGTCGGCCATCACCCCGGTACCCGGCGGCGTCGGCCCGATGACCATTGCCCTGCTCATGCAGAACACCGTCACTGCTGCGCGCCAGCAGCGCAAACAGGCGGCCGCACGGTCCGCCGAGGAGTCGACATGCCTTTCAACCTGCTGA
- the glnT gene encoding type III glutamate--ammonia ligase, protein MLPSETQRIIDQHGIRYVLAQFVDIHGSAKTKSVPVCGLESVAEVGAGFAGFAICGMGMEPHGPDFMARGDLQTLTPVPWQPGYGRVLCIGHVDGKPWPYDSRYVLQQQVRRLSERGWTLNTGLEPEFSLFRRDGEGHLQLVDASDNLDKPCYDYKGLSRSRVFLERLTEALQAVDFEIYQIDHEDANGQFEINYTYSDAMTSADRFTFFRMAAGEIANELGMICSFMPKPDPKRAGNGMHFHLSIGSASNKNLFHDASDPSGMGLSKLAYHFAAGLLAHAPALCAFAAPTVNSYKRLVVGRSLSGATWAPAFVAYGANNRSAMVRIPYGRIEFRLPDAGCNPYLVTAAIIAAGLDGIDRQLDPGAPCNENLYDLGLERIAARGIQTLPQSLKEACDALQADPLFREVLGAEIVDEFLKLKRMEWVEYSRHVSDWEIQRYTEFF, encoded by the coding sequence ATGTTGCCCAGTGAAACCCAACGAATCATCGATCAGCACGGCATCAGGTATGTGCTGGCTCAGTTTGTCGATATCCACGGTTCGGCCAAGACGAAGTCCGTACCGGTGTGTGGCCTGGAATCGGTCGCCGAAGTCGGCGCCGGCTTCGCCGGTTTCGCCATCTGCGGCATGGGCATGGAGCCCCACGGACCGGACTTCATGGCGCGCGGCGACTTGCAGACCCTGACGCCGGTACCCTGGCAACCGGGTTACGGCCGCGTGCTGTGCATCGGTCATGTGGATGGCAAGCCCTGGCCGTACGACAGCCGCTACGTGCTGCAGCAGCAGGTGCGCCGGCTCAGCGAGCGCGGCTGGACCCTCAATACCGGGCTCGAGCCCGAGTTCAGCCTGTTCCGCCGTGATGGCGAGGGCCATCTGCAGCTGGTGGACGCCAGCGATAACCTGGACAAGCCCTGCTACGACTACAAGGGCCTGTCGCGCTCGCGGGTCTTCCTCGAACGCCTGACCGAGGCGCTGCAGGCGGTGGATTTCGAGATCTACCAGATCGACCACGAGGACGCCAACGGCCAGTTCGAGATCAACTACACCTACAGCGACGCCATGACCTCGGCGGACCGCTTCACCTTCTTCCGCATGGCCGCCGGCGAGATCGCCAACGAACTGGGCATGATCTGCTCCTTCATGCCCAAGCCGGACCCCAAGCGTGCCGGTAATGGCATGCACTTCCACCTGTCGATAGGCAGCGCCAGCAACAAGAACCTTTTTCACGACGCCAGCGACCCGAGCGGCATGGGCCTGTCGAAGCTCGCCTACCACTTCGCCGCGGGCCTGCTCGCCCACGCGCCGGCGCTCTGCGCCTTCGCCGCGCCGACGGTGAACTCCTACAAGCGCCTGGTGGTGGGGCGCTCGCTGTCCGGTGCGACCTGGGCGCCGGCGTTCGTCGCCTACGGTGCCAACAATCGCTCGGCGATGGTGCGCATTCCCTACGGGCGCATCGAGTTCCGGCTGCCGGATGCCGGCTGCAATCCCTACCTGGTCACGGCCGCGATCATCGCTGCCGGCCTGGATGGCATCGATCGCCAGCTCGACCCCGGCGCGCCCTGCAACGAGAACCTCTACGACCTGGGGCTGGAAAGGATCGCCGCGCGCGGCATCCAGACCCTGCCGCAGTCGCTGAAAGAAGCCTGCGACGCGCTCCAGGCCGACCCGTTGTTCCGCGAGGTGCTGGGCGCGGAGATCGTCGACGAATTCCTCAAGCTCAAGCGCATGGAGTGGGTGGAATACAGCCGGCACGTCTCGGACTGGGAAATCCAGCGCTACACCGAATTTTTCTGA
- a CDS encoding protein glxC: protein MKTIDLSVSAVRDLNQALHEQVSQLDDREWVVTHPDGKHNLAVGVNAALSIDIQGHAGYYCAGMNQKATVTVHGNVGVGVAENMMSGAVRVKGSASQAAGATAHGGLLVIEGDAGARCGISMKGIDIVVGGSIGHMSCFMGQAGRLVVCGDAGDALGDSLYETRIYVKGSVKSLGSDCIEKPMRAEHLEELQELLNRAGFKEDPKAFKRYGSARQLYNFKVDNASAY from the coding sequence ATGAAAACCATCGATTTGTCCGTATCCGCCGTGCGCGATCTCAATCAGGCCCTGCATGAGCAAGTCAGCCAACTGGACGACCGCGAATGGGTGGTCACCCACCCGGATGGCAAGCACAACCTGGCCGTCGGCGTGAATGCCGCCCTGTCCATCGATATCCAGGGGCATGCCGGCTACTACTGCGCCGGCATGAACCAGAAGGCCACCGTCACCGTGCATGGCAACGTCGGCGTCGGCGTGGCGGAAAACATGATGTCCGGTGCTGTACGCGTGAAGGGCAGCGCCTCCCAGGCTGCCGGCGCCACCGCCCACGGCGGCCTGCTGGTGATCGAGGGCGATGCCGGCGCGCGCTGCGGCATCTCCATGAAGGGCATCGACATCGTCGTCGGCGGCAGCATCGGCCACATGAGCTGCTTCATGGGCCAGGCAGGCCGGCTGGTGGTCTGCGGCGATGCCGGCGACGCGCTGGGCGATTCGCTCTACGAGACGCGCATCTACGTGAAGGGCTCGGTGAAGTCGCTGGGCTCGGATTGCATCGAGAAGCCGATGCGCGCCGAGCACCTGGAAGAACTGCAGGAGCTGCTCAACCGCGCCGGCTTCAAGGAAGACCCCAAGGCCTTCAAGCGCTACGGCTCGGCACGCCAGCTCTACAACTTCAAGGTCGACAACGCCTCGGCCTACTGA
- a CDS encoding sarcosine oxidase subunit delta has protein sequence MKIMPCPLNGPRNISEFTYGGELKAMPDQNTCSDEEWADYVFNKENRAGVVIEWWMHNASSYWFLAERHTVSDEILRTFDPKELFTRRVEFSAAPARQEVNA, from the coding sequence ATGAAGATCATGCCCTGCCCGCTCAACGGGCCACGCAACATCAGCGAATTCACCTATGGCGGCGAACTTAAGGCCATGCCCGATCAGAACACCTGCTCCGATGAAGAATGGGCCGACTATGTGTTCAACAAGGAGAACCGCGCCGGCGTGGTCATCGAGTGGTGGATGCACAACGCCTCCAGCTACTGGTTCCTCGCCGAGCGCCACACGGTGAGCGACGAAATCCTCCGCACCTTCGACCCGAAGGAACTCTTCACCCGCCGCGTTGAGTTCAGCGCCGCCCCGGCCAGACAGGAGGTCAACGCATGA
- a CDS encoding FAD-dependent oxidoreductase, whose amino-acid sequence MPFNLLKYGLSSEYPAEVDLPPPTELKPAYDVVIIGGGGHGLATAYYLARYHGVTNVAVLEKSYLGGGNTARNTAVIRSNYLTSEGVKFYAESVRLFQGLSNEFDFNIMYSERGQLTLAHTDSTVRAFRQRAEVNKHFGGRTEMIDRQQIRELVPTLNLDPGHLPVLAGLWHMDGATARHDAVAWGYAKQAAKRGVEIHPLTEAQDFVVENGRVTAVKTNRGTIKCGCVVQAIAGHSSLLLNKLGIRAPIHSYPLQAMVTQPFKPFLDPLVSSSALHCYVQQTGRGEVVIGGGSDPYPLYNTRSTLELKEGLLAHAIEMFPFLANAKLMRQWAGITDMTPDYSPIMGLSPIDNYYLDAGWGTWGFKSTPICGKTMAELVANGGKVPELIAPFSLARFSRFQQVNEMGATAASH is encoded by the coding sequence ATGCCTTTCAACCTGCTGAAATACGGGCTGTCCTCCGAGTACCCGGCGGAGGTCGACCTGCCGCCGCCGACGGAGCTGAAGCCGGCCTACGACGTGGTGATCATCGGCGGTGGCGGCCACGGCCTGGCCACCGCCTATTACCTGGCCCGCTACCACGGGGTGACCAACGTCGCGGTGCTGGAGAAGTCCTACCTGGGCGGCGGCAACACCGCGCGCAACACCGCGGTCATTCGCTCCAACTACCTCACCAGCGAGGGCGTGAAGTTCTACGCCGAGTCGGTGCGGCTGTTCCAGGGCCTTTCCAACGAATTCGACTTCAACATCATGTATTCCGAGCGTGGCCAGCTGACCCTGGCCCACACGGACTCCACGGTGCGTGCCTTCCGCCAGCGTGCCGAGGTCAACAAGCACTTCGGCGGGCGCACCGAGATGATCGATCGCCAGCAGATCCGCGAGCTGGTGCCGACGCTCAATCTCGACCCCGGCCACCTTCCGGTACTCGCCGGCCTCTGGCACATGGACGGCGCCACCGCGCGGCACGACGCGGTGGCCTGGGGCTACGCCAAACAAGCCGCCAAGCGCGGGGTGGAGATCCACCCGCTTACCGAGGCGCAGGATTTCGTCGTGGAGAACGGCCGGGTGACCGCGGTGAAGACCAACCGCGGCACGATCAAGTGCGGCTGCGTGGTGCAGGCCATCGCCGGCCACAGCTCGCTGCTGCTGAACAAGCTGGGCATCCGCGCGCCGATCCACAGCTACCCGCTGCAGGCCATGGTGACCCAGCCGTTCAAGCCCTTCCTCGATCCGCTGGTGAGCTCGTCCGCCCTGCATTGCTACGTGCAGCAGACCGGCCGCGGCGAGGTGGTGATCGGTGGCGGCTCCGACCCCTACCCGCTCTACAACACCCGCTCGACCTTGGAGCTCAAGGAAGGTCTGCTGGCGCACGCCATCGAGATGTTCCCCTTCCTCGCCAACGCCAAGCTGATGCGTCAGTGGGCCGGCATCACCGACATGACCCCCGACTACAGCCCGATCATGGGTCTGTCGCCGATCGACAACTACTACCTGGACGCTGGCTGGGGCACCTGGGGCTTCAAGTCCACGCCGATCTGCGGCAAGACCATGGCCGAACTGGTCGCCAACGGCGGCAAGGTGCCCGAGCTGATCGCGCCGTTCAGCCTCGCCCGCTTCTCGCGCTTCCAGCAGGTCAACGAGATGGGCGCCACCGCCGCCAGCCATTGA
- a CDS encoding glutamine amidotransferase family protein, with the protein MCGIVGLYLKNPELESQLGALFEPMLLAMTDRGPDSAGFAIYGDEVREGWVKLTLQSNDASLDWKSLMGALEGRLGCSLDWFTNASAAVLKVAAEESAVRAALRELAPGVRIMSAGQSIEILKGMGLPREIAERFGLAKMKGSHIIGHSRMATESAVTMEGSHPFTTGDDLCLVHNGSLSNHFRLRQELRRHGIEFETENDTEVAAGYLTWRLQQGDSLQQALDHALEELDGFFTFAIGTRNGFAVIRDPIACKPAILAETDDYVAMASEYQALASLPGIDKARVWEPEPATLYIWERA; encoded by the coding sequence ATGTGTGGAATCGTGGGGCTCTATTTGAAGAACCCGGAGCTGGAATCCCAGCTCGGTGCGCTGTTCGAGCCGATGCTGCTGGCGATGACCGATCGCGGTCCGGACAGCGCAGGCTTTGCCATCTACGGCGATGAAGTCAGGGAGGGCTGGGTCAAGCTGACCCTGCAGAGCAATGACGCCAGCCTTGACTGGAAAAGCCTGATGGGCGCGCTGGAAGGGCGCCTGGGTTGTTCGCTGGACTGGTTCACCAATGCCAGCGCGGCGGTGCTCAAGGTCGCCGCGGAGGAATCGGCGGTGCGCGCGGCGCTCAGGGAGCTGGCGCCTGGCGTGCGCATCATGAGCGCCGGCCAGAGCATCGAGATCCTCAAGGGCATGGGCCTGCCGCGCGAAATCGCCGAACGCTTCGGCCTGGCGAAGATGAAGGGCAGCCACATCATCGGGCACTCCCGCATGGCCACCGAAAGCGCGGTGACCATGGAAGGCAGCCATCCCTTCACCACCGGCGACGACCTCTGCCTGGTGCACAACGGCTCGCTGTCCAACCACTTCCGCCTGCGCCAGGAACTGCGCCGCCACGGCATCGAATTCGAGACGGAAAACGATACCGAGGTCGCCGCCGGTTACCTGACCTGGCGCCTGCAACAGGGCGACAGCCTGCAGCAGGCGCTCGACCACGCCCTCGAGGAGCTGGACGGCTTCTTCACCTTTGCCATCGGCACCCGCAACGGTTTCGCGGTGATCCGCGACCCCATCGCCTGCAAGCCGGCCATCCTCGCCGAGACCGACGACTACGTGGCCATGGCCTCGGAGTACCAGGCCCTGGCCAGTCTGCCCGGTATCGACAAGGCCCGGGTCTGGGAGCCGGAGCCGGCCACCCTGTACATCTGGGAACGCGCATGA
- the purU gene encoding formyltetrahydrofolate deformylase, producing MQHEQFIIKISCPATSGIVASVTSFLSEHGCYISEMSQFDDELSGRFFMRAVFRFNTGLDGDIDLIERGFVDVAGKFDMDWELHSTAQPMRVLLMVSKFDHCLSDLLYRYHKGEMDMQITAIVSNHLDLRPMAEREGIRFIYLPVNRDNKAQQEAELMNIIEDTGTELVVLARYMQILSDDLCKKLAGRAINIHHSFLPGFKGAKPYHQAFDRGVKLIGATAHYVTSDLDEGPIIEQEVQRVDHAYKPDDLVTIGRDTETVALSKAVKFHLQHRVFLNHDKTVIFR from the coding sequence ATGCAACACGAACAATTCATCATCAAGATCAGCTGCCCGGCCACCTCTGGCATCGTCGCCTCGGTGACGAGCTTTCTGTCCGAACACGGCTGCTACATCAGCGAAATGTCCCAGTTCGATGACGAGCTCAGCGGCCGGTTCTTCATGCGTGCTGTGTTTCGCTTCAACACCGGCCTGGACGGCGACATCGACCTGATCGAGCGCGGCTTCGTCGATGTCGCCGGCAAGTTCGACATGGACTGGGAACTGCACAGCACCGCGCAACCCATGCGCGTCCTGCTGATGGTGAGCAAGTTCGACCACTGCCTGAGCGACCTGCTGTATCGCTACCACAAGGGCGAGATGGATATGCAGATCACCGCCATCGTCTCCAACCACCTCGACCTGCGCCCCATGGCCGAACGCGAGGGCATCCGCTTCATCTACCTGCCGGTCAATCGCGACAACAAGGCGCAGCAGGAAGCCGAGCTGATGAACATCATCGAGGACACCGGCACCGAACTGGTGGTGCTGGCGCGCTACATGCAGATTCTCTCGGACGACCTTTGCAAGAAGCTCGCCGGCCGCGCGATCAACATCCACCATTCCTTCCTGCCCGGCTTCAAGGGTGCCAAGCCCTACCACCAGGCCTTCGACCGCGGGGTCAAGCTGATCGGCGCCACGGCGCACTACGTGACCAGCGACCTGGACGAGGGGCCGATCATCGAGCAGGAGGTCCAGCGCGTCGATCACGCGTACAAGCCGGACGATCTGGTGACCATCGGTCGCGATACCGAGACCGTGGCGCTTTCCAAGGCGGTCAAGTTCCACCTCCAGCACCGCGTATTCCTCAACCACGACAAGACGGTGATCTTCCGGTGA
- a CDS encoding FMN-binding glutamate synthase family protein, whose amino-acid sequence MSEKFPPVLRESATFDRLTIQEIQRAAETGIYDIRGGGTKRKVPHFDDLLLLGASMSRYPLEGYREKCGTDVVLGTRFAKKPIHLKIPVTIAGMSFGALSAQAKEALGRGASIAGTSTTTGDGGMTPEERGQSQHLVYQYLPSRYGMNPDDLRKADAIEIVLGQGAKPGGGGMLLGMKVTERVAGMRTLPIGVDQRSACRHPDWTGPDDLAIKIAEIREITDWEKPIYVKIGASRPYYDVKLAVKAGADVIVLDGMQGGTAATQEVFIEHVGIPILCAIPQAVQALQEMDMHRKVQLIVSGGIRTGADVAKAMALGADAVAIGTAALIALGDNHPRLDDELKKIGSAAGFYDDWQNGRDPAGITTQDPELSKRLDPVEGGRRLANYLRVLVLEAQTMARACGKSHLHNLDPEDLVALTVESAAMARVPLAGTHWIPGQQF is encoded by the coding sequence ATGAGCGAGAAATTCCCCCCGGTGCTGCGCGAGTCCGCCACCTTCGATCGCCTGACCATCCAGGAAATCCAGCGCGCCGCGGAAACCGGCATCTATGACATCCGCGGCGGCGGCACCAAGCGCAAGGTCCCGCACTTCGACGACCTGCTGCTGCTCGGCGCCTCCATGTCGCGCTACCCGCTGGAAGGCTACCGCGAGAAGTGCGGCACCGACGTGGTGCTCGGCACCCGCTTCGCCAAGAAGCCGATCCACCTGAAGATCCCGGTCACCATCGCCGGCATGAGCTTCGGCGCACTGTCGGCGCAGGCCAAGGAAGCCCTCGGTCGCGGCGCCAGCATCGCCGGCACCAGCACCACTACCGGCGACGGCGGCATGACCCCGGAAGAGCGCGGCCAGTCGCAGCACCTGGTCTACCAGTACCTGCCGTCGCGCTACGGCATGAACCCGGACGACCTGCGCAAGGCCGATGCCATCGAGATCGTGCTGGGGCAGGGCGCCAAGCCGGGCGGCGGCGGCATGCTGCTGGGCATGAAGGTGACCGAGCGCGTCGCCGGCATGCGCACACTGCCGATCGGCGTCGACCAGCGCAGCGCCTGCCGCCACCCGGACTGGACCGGCCCGGATGACCTGGCGATCAAGATCGCCGAGATCCGCGAGATCACCGATTGGGAAAAACCCATCTACGTGAAGATCGGCGCCAGCCGCCCGTACTACGACGTCAAGCTGGCGGTGAAGGCCGGCGCCGACGTGATCGTGCTCGACGGCATGCAGGGCGGCACCGCGGCGACCCAGGAAGTGTTCATCGAGCACGTCGGCATCCCCATCCTCTGCGCCATCCCGCAGGCGGTGCAGGCGCTGCAGGAGATGGACATGCATCGCAAGGTGCAGCTGATCGTCTCCGGCGGCATCCGCACCGGCGCCGACGTGGCCAAGGCCATGGCGCTGGGTGCCGACGCGGTGGCCATCGGCACCGCCGCGCTGATCGCCCTGGGCGACAACCACCCGCGCCTGGACGACGAACTGAAGAAGATCGGCTCGGCCGCCGGCTTCTACGACGACTGGCAGAACGGCCGCGACCCGGCCGGCATCACCACCCAGGACCCGGAGCTCTCCAAGCGCCTCGACCCGGTGGAGGGCGGCCGCCGGCTGGCCAACTACCTGCGCGTGCTGGTGCTGGAAGCGCAGACCATGGCCCGCGCCTGTGGCAAGTCGCACCTGCACAACCTCGACCCCGAGGACCTGGTGGCGCTGACCGTGGAATCGGCCGCCATGGCGCGGGTGCCGCTGGCCGGGACCCACTGGATACCGGGCCAGCAGTTCTGA
- a CDS encoding helix-turn-helix domain-containing protein, which yields MTRSTDNEPRLKLEQYLGIQLKRQRQAQGLKIADVARIAGISQGMLSKIENAQVSTSLDSLSRLCDVLGMPMSKLFSQYDQQGGSALLVKKGEGMEVVRRGTEKGHTYHLLNHTRGPKKSFEAYMITMDDASEEFPTFAHPGTEFIHLLDGELVYRHGNQLYPMQAGDSLTFDGEVPHGPEKLVQVPIRLLSIMNYDKE from the coding sequence ATGACCAGATCGACCGACAACGAACCGCGCCTGAAGCTCGAGCAGTACCTAGGCATCCAGCTCAAGCGGCAGCGCCAGGCCCAGGGCCTGAAGATCGCCGATGTCGCACGCATTGCCGGCATCAGCCAGGGCATGCTCAGCAAGATCGAGAACGCCCAGGTCTCCACCAGCCTCGATTCACTCAGCCGCCTCTGCGACGTGCTGGGGATGCCCATGTCCAAGCTGTTCAGCCAGTACGACCAGCAAGGCGGCAGTGCGCTGCTGGTCAAGAAGGGGGAAGGCATGGAAGTGGTGCGACGCGGCACGGAGAAGGGCCACACCTATCACCTGCTCAATCACACCCGCGGCCCGAAGAAGAGCTTCGAGGCGTACATGATCACCATGGATGACGCCAGCGAGGAGTTCCCGACCTTCGCCCATCCCGGCACCGAATTCATCCACCTGCTTGATGGCGAACTCGTCTATCGCCACGGCAACCAGCTCTATCCGATGCAAGCCGGCGACAGCCTGACCTTCGACGGCGAAGTCCCCCACGGCCCGGAGAAACTGGTCCAGGTACCGATTCGCCTGCTTTCGATCATGAATTACGACAAGGAGTAG